A single window of Gossypium arboreum isolate Shixiya-1 chromosome 13, ASM2569848v2, whole genome shotgun sequence DNA harbors:
- the LOC108462862 gene encoding nudix hydrolase 10-like — translation MPISADLLEVVGRPVCRNGVWHDELLPVINDDHGGVIIEMKEHMDTETFLTMLRASMLQWKQQGKKGVWIKLPIGLIHLVETAVKEGFRYHHAEPSYLMLVFWIPKTPSTIPGNATHRVGVGAIILNDKREVLVVQEKSGLLQGTGIWKIPTGVVEEGEEIFVAAMREVKEETGIDTEFVEVLGFRQTHKSFFEKSDLFFICMLHPLSFDIQKQELEIEAAQWMPFEEYAAQPFAQKHELFRYVNELCLAKVDRSYTGFSPRPTVSIFSDHSSFLYLNNQDLDKSRSVNNPEEQN, via the exons ATGCCGATCTCAGCGGATCTATTGGAGGTAGTTGGAAGACCGGTGTGCAGAAATGGAGTTTGGCATGATGAATTGCTTCCTGTTATCAATGATGACCATGGAGGTGTCATTATAGAAATGAAGGAGCATATGGACACTGAAACCTTTCTTACCATGCTCAGAGCTTCCATGTTGCAGTGGAAGCAACAG GGTAAAAAGGGAGTTTGGATTAAATTGCCTATTGGACTCATACATCTAGTCGAAACTGCAGTGAAG GAGGGGTTCAGATACCACCATGCTGAGCCAAGTTACCTCATGCTCGTGTTCTGGATTCCTAAGACCCCTAGCACTATCCCTGGAAATGCAACACACCGAGTAGGTGTTGGTGCAATTATCTTGAATGATAAAAGAGAG GTGCTCGTAGTTCAGGAAAAGAGTGGTCTTCTTCAAGGAACAGGCATATGGAAAATTCCTACTGGGGTTGTTGAAGAG GGCGAGGAAATTTTTGTGGCAGCAATGAGAGAAGTAAAAGAAGAGACAGGA ATTGACACAGAGTTCGTGGAGGTCCTAGGATTCAG GCAAACACATAAGTCTTTTTTCGAGAAGTCAGATCTATTTTTCATATGCATGTTGCATCCACTATCCTTCGACATACAGAAGCAAGAGCTGGAAATTGAGGCAGCCCAG tGGATGCCATTTGAAGAATATGCAGCTCAGCCTTTTGCCCAGAAGCATGAGCTTTTCCGATACGTTAATGAATTATGCTTAGCAAAGGTAGACAGAAGCTATACTGGGTTTTCTCCTCGGCCTACTGTATCGATTTTCAGCGATCATTCATCTTTCCTTTATTTGAACAATCAGGACCTGGACAAGTCAAGGTCTGTGAATAACCCTGAAGAGCAAAACTAG